A portion of the Leifsonia sp. EB41 genome contains these proteins:
- a CDS encoding AAA family ATPase, with amino-acid sequence MDAAPASFRGAERVCPVFVGREDLLALARRRLAAARDGSGGLLLIAGEAGIGKSRLMEEVVALSAVRRVHADAYADDRETPGMLLLGVAASLADAGDGPAAERIRGLVLRGDAADGADPGPGRDATRSTRRRLLVAELAATLATALTLPTILALEDVHWADQLTLDVLRRVAVAVRERPCLLVATFRTEDPEVAAEATAWRLDLVGHRLAEEVRPSRLGSEGVSRMLAAIRGAEPSAEETERLHAVSDGIPLHVEELLAEGSDGAPETVAAAVLARTRTLAPASSAVLEAAAVIGRESDVRLLTVVVGDDWDRTAREAALDDLVAQHLLVRAATGTYGFRHALIRDAVYSAVPSARRRLLHGRVVDAGAGLSDALLSLHAERAGRAREAYALARRAAERASTLSAHREAADLYRRSQRTMPLAVGGRDRADLLRRLGAELAAVDANREAEAELARAIELYRAAGLAREAAAVVPALVAARHLLGADYPSRVADLRAALGWIDGDEDAEAVQVRGRLLAAQAAAAMLERRLDDARRVALEARELLTAESDRIGLDATLGSVLVFAGEGEPAWDLLRGAAEQGAAHGREEAAARAYRMLGSSASVLLQYGRGAEWLADGIAYAERIERWNDAHYLTAHLAHVRWAGGDLRAAAELAGHALADGRGGITTEVTALHVLGYCALSSGDLARAGELLRRAEGIGERMQELQRLSPALWGLAETALLADDPAGAVGYCERGAAESHRVEDSAYAFPFAVTGVRAHLAAGDVAAARSWLERVGVLVERRRIPGTEFALQHAAGVLALRERRPSDARELLESASAGWDALGRWWEGTHAILDRAECARRTRSPAEAAALVAEARTRARGTVLERRADELAARLAEGVEPSTLSAREEEVAAQIAGGATNREIAAALHIAPKTVSTHVEHILAKLGASRRSEIAAWAAGRGA; translated from the coding sequence ATGGATGCGGCGCCGGCGTCGTTCCGGGGCGCCGAACGCGTGTGCCCGGTGTTCGTGGGCAGGGAGGACCTGCTCGCGCTGGCCCGCCGCCGTCTGGCCGCCGCACGTGACGGCAGCGGAGGCCTGCTGCTCATCGCCGGCGAAGCCGGGATCGGCAAGTCGCGGCTGATGGAGGAGGTTGTCGCACTGAGCGCTGTGCGCCGGGTTCACGCCGACGCGTACGCGGACGACCGCGAGACCCCTGGCATGCTGCTGCTCGGCGTCGCCGCATCGCTCGCGGACGCCGGGGACGGCCCCGCGGCCGAGCGGATCAGGGGCTTGGTGCTGCGCGGCGACGCGGCCGACGGCGCCGACCCCGGACCAGGCCGAGACGCGACGCGCTCGACCCGCCGCCGCCTCCTGGTCGCCGAGCTGGCGGCCACCCTCGCCACGGCGCTCACGCTGCCGACGATCCTCGCGCTGGAGGACGTGCACTGGGCCGACCAGCTCACCCTCGACGTCCTCCGCCGGGTGGCGGTCGCCGTGCGCGAGCGGCCGTGCCTCCTCGTGGCGACCTTCCGCACCGAGGATCCGGAGGTCGCGGCCGAGGCCACCGCGTGGCGACTCGACCTGGTGGGGCATCGCCTCGCGGAGGAGGTGCGACCCTCGCGCCTGGGCAGCGAGGGGGTCTCGCGCATGCTCGCCGCGATCCGCGGCGCCGAGCCGTCCGCCGAGGAGACCGAGCGGCTGCACGCGGTGAGCGACGGCATCCCGCTGCACGTGGAGGAGCTGCTCGCCGAGGGCTCCGACGGCGCTCCGGAGACGGTCGCCGCGGCCGTGCTGGCCCGCACGCGCACCCTCGCCCCGGCGTCGTCCGCGGTGCTGGAGGCGGCCGCGGTGATCGGGCGCGAGTCCGATGTCCGGCTGCTGACGGTGGTCGTCGGCGACGACTGGGATCGCACCGCGCGGGAGGCCGCCCTCGACGACCTCGTGGCGCAGCACCTGCTGGTCCGCGCGGCGACGGGCACCTACGGCTTCCGGCACGCGCTCATCCGGGACGCGGTGTACTCCGCCGTGCCGTCCGCACGCAGGCGCCTTCTGCACGGCCGCGTCGTCGACGCCGGCGCCGGGCTTTCCGACGCGCTGCTCTCCCTGCACGCCGAGCGGGCGGGGAGGGCCCGGGAGGCGTACGCACTCGCCCGGCGGGCTGCCGAGCGGGCCTCCACGCTCTCCGCGCATCGCGAGGCCGCCGACCTCTACCGCCGCTCGCAGCGGACGATGCCGCTCGCGGTGGGCGGCCGCGACCGCGCCGACCTCCTGCGCCGGCTGGGAGCCGAGCTCGCCGCCGTCGACGCCAACCGGGAGGCCGAGGCCGAGCTCGCGCGGGCCATCGAGCTGTATCGCGCCGCCGGACTCGCACGGGAGGCCGCCGCCGTCGTCCCTGCACTCGTCGCCGCGCGCCACCTGCTCGGAGCCGACTATCCCTCGCGGGTGGCCGACCTCCGTGCCGCGCTCGGCTGGATCGACGGCGACGAGGACGCGGAGGCCGTCCAGGTGCGCGGGCGCCTCCTCGCCGCGCAGGCGGCCGCCGCCATGCTCGAGCGGCGGCTGGACGACGCACGCAGGGTCGCCCTGGAGGCACGGGAGCTCCTGACCGCGGAGAGCGACCGGATCGGCCTCGACGCCACCCTCGGCTCGGTGCTGGTGTTCGCGGGGGAGGGCGAGCCCGCCTGGGACCTGCTGCGCGGGGCGGCGGAGCAGGGCGCGGCGCACGGCCGGGAGGAGGCGGCCGCCCGCGCGTACCGCATGCTCGGGTCGAGCGCGTCGGTGCTCCTGCAGTACGGGCGCGGCGCCGAGTGGCTGGCCGACGGGATCGCGTACGCCGAGCGCATCGAGCGCTGGAACGACGCGCACTACCTCACCGCGCACCTCGCGCACGTCCGCTGGGCCGGCGGCGACCTCCGCGCTGCGGCCGAGCTCGCCGGCCACGCCCTCGCGGACGGCCGGGGCGGCATCACCACGGAGGTGACCGCCCTGCACGTCCTCGGCTACTGCGCCCTGTCGTCCGGCGACCTCGCTCGGGCCGGCGAGCTGCTGCGCCGGGCGGAGGGGATCGGCGAGCGGATGCAGGAGCTGCAGCGGCTGTCGCCCGCGCTCTGGGGGCTGGCCGAGACGGCGCTGCTCGCGGACGACCCGGCTGGGGCGGTCGGTTACTGCGAGCGCGGCGCGGCCGAGTCGCACCGCGTCGAGGACTCCGCCTACGCGTTCCCGTTCGCGGTCACCGGCGTGCGGGCGCACCTGGCGGCAGGCGACGTCGCCGCAGCGCGGTCGTGGCTGGAGCGGGTGGGCGTCCTGGTGGAGCGACGGCGGATCCCCGGGACCGAGTTCGCGCTCCAGCACGCCGCGGGCGTCCTTGCGCTGCGCGAGCGGCGTCCCTCCGACGCCAGAGAGCTGCTGGAGTCGGCCTCCGCCGGCTGGGACGCGCTGGGCCGCTGGTGGGAGGGCACGCACGCGATCCTGGACCGCGCCGAGTGCGCGCGCCGAACCCGCAGCCCGGCGGAGGCCGCCGCACTGGTCGCCGAGGCGCGGACACGGGCGCGCGGGACGGTCCTCGAGCGCCGGGCCGACGAGCTGGCCGCCCGGCTGGCCGAGGGCGTCGAGCCGTCCACGCTCAGCGCGCGGGAGGAGGAGGTCGCCGCGCAGATCGCGGGAGGCGCGACCAACCGGGAGATCGCAGCCGCCCTCCACATCGCCCCGAAGACCGTCTCGACGCACGTGGAGCACATCCTCGCCAAGCTCGGCGCCTCCCGTCGATCCGAGATCGCGGCCTGGGCGGCAGGGCGCGGGGCTTGA
- a CDS encoding deoxyribodipyrimidine photo-lyase → MSAAPDSRPAVVWFRDDLRLADNPALDAAAHTGRPVICVFVWDDRSPGLRPPGGAARWWLHHSLASLDADLRERGSRLVVLRGAAEPTIAALLADVDAAAVFWNRRYGGPERRIDTAVKTAARAAGIEAESFGASLLFEPWTIRTGSGTPFSVFTPFWRACRSAPPPRMPLVAPAHLMPAPAVDGLAIDDLGLLPTHPDWAAGLRDTWEPGERAAHAALDDFAAGALAQYREDRDVPGVDGTSRLSPRLRWGELSPHQVWHTITAARDARPRDGALAEAAATYLSELGWREFAYHTLFEHPDLATVNIHRAYDSFPWPRLHPSVLTAWHQGRTGVPLVDAGMRELWTTGSMHNRVRMVVASFLTKNLLIDWRRGEQWFWDTLVDADPASNPFNWQWVAGSGADAAPYFRVFNPELQRTKFDRHGDYVRRWVPEWDTADYPEPVVDLPESRRAALAAYETVKSAQRA, encoded by the coding sequence GTGAGCGCGGCTCCCGACTCCCGACCGGCCGTCGTCTGGTTCCGGGACGACCTCCGCCTCGCCGACAATCCGGCGCTCGACGCCGCGGCGCACACGGGCCGACCCGTCATCTGCGTCTTCGTCTGGGACGACCGGTCCCCCGGCCTGCGCCCACCCGGAGGCGCCGCCCGGTGGTGGCTGCACCACAGCCTCGCCTCCCTCGACGCCGACCTGCGCGAGCGCGGCTCGCGGCTCGTCGTCCTCCGCGGAGCGGCCGAACCGACGATCGCCGCGCTCCTGGCCGACGTGGACGCTGCCGCCGTCTTCTGGAACCGTCGCTACGGCGGCCCGGAGCGGCGGATCGACACCGCCGTGAAGACCGCGGCGCGGGCGGCGGGGATCGAGGCGGAGAGCTTCGGCGCGAGCCTGCTCTTCGAGCCGTGGACGATCCGCACCGGCTCCGGGACGCCGTTCTCGGTCTTCACACCGTTCTGGCGGGCGTGCCGGTCGGCCCCGCCTCCGCGCATGCCGCTCGTCGCTCCGGCCCACCTGATGCCCGCCCCGGCCGTCGACGGCCTCGCGATCGACGACCTCGGCCTCCTGCCCACTCACCCGGACTGGGCGGCCGGCCTCCGCGACACCTGGGAGCCGGGCGAACGGGCAGCCCATGCCGCCCTGGACGACTTCGCCGCCGGGGCCCTCGCCCAGTACCGCGAGGACAGGGACGTTCCGGGCGTCGACGGCACCTCCCGGCTGTCCCCTCGCCTGCGCTGGGGCGAGCTGAGCCCGCACCAGGTCTGGCACACGATCACCGCCGCGCGCGACGCCCGCCCGCGCGACGGCGCCCTGGCCGAGGCCGCCGCCACCTACCTCTCCGAGCTCGGCTGGCGCGAGTTCGCCTATCACACGCTCTTCGAGCACCCCGACCTCGCCACCGTGAACATCCATCGCGCGTACGACTCCTTCCCCTGGCCGCGCCTGCACCCGTCCGTGCTGACCGCGTGGCACCAGGGTCGCACCGGCGTCCCCCTCGTGGACGCGGGGATGCGAGAACTGTGGACAACCGGATCCATGCACAACCGGGTGCGGATGGTCGTGGCGTCGTTCCTCACCAAGAACCTCCTGATCGACTGGCGGCGCGGCGAGCAGTGGTTCTGGGACACGCTGGTGGACGCCGACCCCGCGAGCAACCCGTTCAACTGGCAGTGGGTCGCCGGCTCAGGCGCGGACGCCGCGCCCTACTTCCGCGTGTTCAACCCCGAACTGCAGCGGACGAAGTTCGACCGGCACGGCGACTACGTGCGGCGCTGGGTGCCGGAGTGGGACACGGCCGACTATCCCGAGCCGGTCGTCGACCTCCCCGAGTCGCGGCGGGCGGCGCTCGCGGCCTACGAGACCGTCAAGAGCGCTCAGCGCGCGTGA
- a CDS encoding MBL fold metallo-hydrolase, with product MRLTKFEHAALLLEESGKKLFIDPGSFTSPLTDTANTVGVVITHEHADHWTPEQLKRVLELNPEAPIFAPEGVARAAADFDVTVVHAGDTVEAGPFTLRFFGGRHAVIHESIPVVDNLGVLVNDELYYAGDSFVIPDGVEVDVLAVPAGAPWMKVAETMDYVLATKPKRSFPTHEMVLSRAGKDLSNGRIAWATEQNGGEFFALEPGDSLDL from the coding sequence ATGAGACTGACGAAGTTCGAACACGCCGCCCTGCTCCTGGAGGAGTCCGGGAAGAAGCTCTTCATCGACCCGGGCAGCTTCACCTCGCCGCTGACGGACACCGCCAACACCGTGGGCGTCGTCATCACGCACGAGCACGCCGACCATTGGACCCCCGAGCAGCTCAAGCGGGTGCTGGAGCTGAACCCGGAGGCGCCGATCTTCGCCCCGGAAGGCGTGGCCAGAGCCGCCGCGGACTTCGACGTCACGGTGGTGCACGCGGGCGACACGGTGGAGGCCGGCCCGTTCACCCTCCGCTTCTTCGGCGGCCGGCACGCCGTCATCCACGAGAGCATCCCGGTGGTCGACAACCTCGGTGTGCTGGTCAACGACGAGCTCTACTACGCGGGCGACTCGTTCGTCATCCCGGACGGCGTCGAGGTCGATGTGCTGGCGGTGCCCGCCGGCGCGCCGTGGATGAAGGTGGCGGAGACGATGGACTACGTGCTCGCGACCAAGCCGAAGCGCAGCTTCCCCACCCACGAGATGGTGCTGTCGCGCGCGGGCAAGGACCTCTCGAACGGCCGGATCGCGTGGGCGACCGAGCAGAACGGCGGCGAGTTCTTCGCGCTCGAACCGGGCGACTCGCTCGACCTGTGA
- a CDS encoding diacylglycerol kinase family protein, which produces MSVTPRTVVVAVNPMASFGRRRDVGPRVVERLRAAGHTVIPVDEANIELLRRETIRAVESGADALVVVGGDGMANLGINIVAQTEVPLGIVPSGTGNDLADGLGIPTDDADAATEQLLEALGRPPRTIDAGLIRHGEQHGELSTWFGCVLSAGFDATVNERANLMTRPRGRSRYVFALLRELAVLHPRPYRIVVDGEEVDTEAMLVSVANNRSLGGGMRIVPHADLSDGRFDLFVVTKMSRPRFLRLFPKVFRGEHTDLPEVSFRSLSTVRIEAEGVVAYADGERIGPLPVEVTVVPGALRVLV; this is translated from the coding sequence ATGTCTGTCACCCCTCGGACCGTGGTCGTCGCGGTCAACCCGATGGCGTCCTTCGGGCGGCGCCGCGACGTCGGGCCGCGCGTCGTCGAGCGGCTGCGCGCCGCCGGCCACACGGTGATCCCGGTGGACGAGGCCAACATCGAGCTGCTCCGCCGGGAGACGATCCGCGCCGTCGAGTCCGGCGCCGACGCGCTCGTGGTCGTCGGGGGAGACGGCATGGCGAACCTCGGCATCAACATCGTCGCCCAGACGGAGGTCCCGCTCGGGATCGTCCCCAGCGGCACCGGCAACGACCTCGCCGACGGCCTCGGCATTCCCACCGACGACGCCGACGCCGCGACCGAGCAGTTGCTGGAGGCGCTCGGACGCCCGCCGCGCACGATCGACGCCGGGCTGATCAGGCACGGCGAGCAGCACGGCGAACTCAGCACCTGGTTCGGTTGCGTGCTCTCCGCGGGCTTCGACGCGACCGTGAACGAGCGCGCCAACCTGATGACGCGCCCGCGCGGCCGCAGCCGATACGTCTTCGCGCTGCTCCGCGAGCTGGCCGTCCTGCACCCCCGTCCGTACCGCATCGTCGTGGACGGCGAGGAGGTCGACACCGAGGCGATGCTCGTGTCCGTCGCGAACAACCGCTCCCTCGGCGGCGGCATGCGCATCGTCCCGCACGCCGACCTCTCCGATGGCCGCTTCGACCTGTTCGTGGTGACGAAGATGTCCCGCCCGCGCTTCCTCCGGCTCTTCCCGAAGGTGTTCCGCGGCGAGCACACGGATCTGCCGGAGGTGTCCTTCCGCAGCCTCAGCACGGTGCGGATCGAAGCCGAGGGCGTCGTCGCGTACGCCGACGGCGAGCGGATCGGCCCGCTCCCCGTAGAGGTCACCGTCGTCCCCGGCGCACTCCGCGTCCTCGTCTGA
- a CDS encoding tyrosine-type recombinase/integrase produces the protein MGSIEPYETTKGRRYRVLYRRPDHLQTSKRGFRTKFDAQIFLASVEVDKATGRYVDPAKSRTTVVNWMSRWLASRSDLRATTRTRVEGIIANYIEPDLGRIPIGNLTRLRVQEWAAELPGSPETIRKVVNVLSGALQLAVDDGRLPANPAVKLKLPKRVRAIKRYLTHDQVAALAQAVGDRSKGSQHGYDVLVLTLAYCGLRWGELAGLRVRDIDFARKRLAVQQTVVADKGYQRIEPPKDYEHRSIPIPAFLVGALRAQTIGRSGDDPVFYGSRTKIWLRNHTFRNGWFDPAAAAIGLESLTPHELRHTAASLAVSAGANVKAVQRMLGHASASITLDVYADLFEDDLDAVAVALDDAAMKSNVAKVLPQTRFSPPAGG, from the coding sequence GTGGGAAGCATTGAGCCGTACGAGACAACCAAAGGCCGGCGATATCGGGTGCTCTACCGACGACCCGACCATCTGCAGACATCGAAACGTGGGTTCCGGACCAAGTTCGACGCCCAGATCTTCCTCGCGTCGGTCGAGGTGGATAAGGCCACCGGGCGTTACGTTGATCCCGCCAAGAGCCGGACAACCGTTGTGAACTGGATGAGTCGATGGCTCGCGAGCAGGTCCGACCTCCGCGCCACGACGCGGACCCGGGTCGAGGGGATCATCGCCAACTACATCGAGCCGGACCTCGGACGAATTCCGATCGGGAATCTGACTCGGCTTCGCGTACAGGAGTGGGCTGCGGAATTGCCCGGCTCCCCCGAGACCATACGCAAGGTCGTAAATGTGCTCAGCGGGGCTCTGCAGCTCGCTGTGGACGACGGACGGCTTCCAGCCAACCCCGCAGTCAAGCTCAAACTCCCGAAGCGCGTACGGGCGATCAAGCGATATCTCACCCATGATCAGGTCGCTGCGCTCGCTCAGGCCGTTGGGGACCGCTCCAAGGGCTCCCAACACGGATACGACGTCCTCGTGCTCACACTGGCGTACTGCGGGCTGCGCTGGGGCGAACTAGCAGGACTCAGGGTGCGAGACATCGACTTCGCGCGGAAGCGACTCGCGGTCCAGCAGACGGTCGTGGCCGACAAGGGCTACCAGCGCATCGAGCCGCCCAAGGACTACGAGCATCGCTCGATCCCCATTCCTGCCTTCTTGGTCGGCGCGCTCAGGGCGCAGACGATCGGCCGCAGCGGAGACGATCCGGTGTTCTATGGCAGTCGAACGAAGATCTGGCTACGGAATCACACGTTCCGAAACGGCTGGTTCGATCCCGCGGCGGCCGCTATTGGGCTCGAATCGCTTACTCCCCATGAACTGCGTCACACCGCAGCGAGCCTCGCTGTATCCGCCGGCGCAAACGTCAAAGCGGTCCAGCGGATGCTCGGCCACGCGTCGGCGAGCATCACCCTCGATGTCTACGCCGACCTCTTCGAAGATGACCTGGATGCTGTTGCCGTCGCACTTGATGACGCAGCTATGAAATCAAATGTTGCCAAAGTGTTGCCACAGACCCGGTTTTCGCCACCGGCGGGCGGGTAA
- a CDS encoding barstar family protein, with product MAVWNTDNQDPGFNLVQNGFVSKFRSRNILDDAIWTLQAAGYRIVRLDAGSWTDESALHQSFSTALQFPDYYGRNLNALDDCFGDVADLDYGWAEHETGLVIVVDNFDHFHSAMPDLAVTILVINGAALRGALLGNRVLCLVRSDDPLLEPGPIGGYTPEWNPREWRTADRLDQ from the coding sequence GTGGCGGTATGGAACACGGACAACCAGGACCCCGGATTCAATCTGGTGCAGAACGGCTTCGTCTCGAAGTTTCGATCGCGGAACATCCTGGACGACGCAATCTGGACCCTCCAAGCGGCTGGCTATCGAATCGTCCGACTGGACGCCGGATCGTGGACTGACGAAAGCGCGCTGCACCAGTCGTTCTCGACGGCGCTACAGTTTCCGGACTACTACGGACGAAACCTCAACGCGTTGGACGACTGTTTCGGCGACGTCGCCGACCTCGACTACGGATGGGCAGAGCACGAAACGGGTTTGGTCATTGTGGTCGACAATTTCGATCACTTCCATTCAGCGATGCCAGACCTCGCGGTCACCATTCTGGTCATCAACGGTGCCGCTTTGCGGGGTGCGTTGCTCGGCAACCGGGTTCTGTGCTTGGTCCGCTCAGATGATCCGTTGCTAGAACCAGGTCCCATCGGCGGCTACACGCCGGAGTGGAATCCGCGCGAGTGGCGCACCGCCGACCGACTGGATCAATAA
- a CDS encoding TetR/AcrR family transcriptional regulator — protein MTLSSPVIDERSPDEVARGRAFPIEVLVNGRTLRATRSMGEIFVRAARVNATSAGCPLTVLSHSDGVELLHITGATPIVVRDLEASASPTTGNGPTVNDLPERIVSAAYGLFAHLAVHEVTREQVLEAAAVTASELDGEFASLEALAEACLKRRERDWTIGLVRAGVRARSDRPEEQLLAIFDVFDEWFHRSDYEACMFVNVLLEMGKDHPLGRASVEHLTYIRGLVSGLATEAGLAEPEEFAYSWHILMKGAIINAVEGDGAAARRAQSMGRALIARHRLAAQEAQNEEAHEAAAHQLDPRWAVG, from the coding sequence ATGACGTTGTCCAGTCCCGTGATCGACGAGCGGAGCCCCGACGAAGTCGCTCGGGGTCGGGCATTTCCGATCGAGGTGCTGGTCAACGGGCGAACGCTTCGGGCGACCCGCTCGATGGGGGAGATCTTCGTCCGGGCCGCGCGCGTCAACGCCACGAGCGCGGGATGCCCGCTGACCGTGCTCTCCCACTCGGACGGGGTCGAATTGCTGCACATCACCGGCGCCACGCCCATCGTGGTCCGGGACCTCGAAGCCTCCGCTTCGCCGACGACCGGGAACGGACCCACCGTGAACGACCTCCCGGAGCGAATCGTCTCGGCCGCCTACGGTCTCTTCGCGCACCTCGCCGTCCACGAAGTCACCCGCGAGCAGGTGCTGGAGGCCGCCGCTGTCACGGCGTCGGAGCTCGACGGCGAGTTCGCGTCGCTCGAGGCTCTGGCGGAGGCGTGCCTGAAGCGGCGCGAGCGCGATTGGACCATCGGTCTGGTCCGCGCCGGCGTTCGGGCGCGCTCCGACCGGCCCGAGGAGCAGCTGCTGGCGATCTTCGATGTGTTCGACGAATGGTTCCACCGCAGCGACTACGAGGCGTGCATGTTCGTCAACGTCCTGCTCGAGATGGGCAAGGACCACCCTCTCGGTCGCGCAAGCGTCGAGCACCTCACGTACATCCGCGGCCTGGTGTCGGGACTCGCGACGGAGGCCGGCCTGGCCGAGCCGGAGGAGTTCGCCTACTCGTGGCACATCCTGATGAAAGGCGCGATCATCAACGCCGTGGAGGGGGACGGAGCCGCGGCGAGGCGGGCGCAGTCGATGGGGCGCGCACTCATCGCCCGGCATCGGCTGGCGGCCCAGGAGGCGCAGAACGAGGAGGCGCACGAAGCAGCGGCGCACCAGCTCGACCCGCGCTGGGCGGTCGGCTGA
- a CDS encoding MBL fold metallo-hydrolase, producing MLSPVVEGVRVHQSEFCQTNTVVVDGDAGALLVDPGILDDELGEIAADLRASGTPVAAGFATHPHWDHVLWHPAFGTAPRFATARGAGAIEVFLANEAWRERVAPMIPADIAERVPLTLFGELTGLPDGAEWIPWDGPRVRVVEHRAHAAGHAALLIEESGILVAGDLLSDVLVPLVDHRAEDPVEDYLAALTLIESIADSVGTVIPGHGSVTGPDGLRDRVELDRAYLLALRAGEHPANDPRLGPDAVYDWVAGVHERQAGLLAQR from the coding sequence ATGCTGAGTCCGGTCGTCGAGGGCGTGCGCGTCCACCAGAGCGAGTTCTGCCAGACCAACACCGTCGTGGTCGACGGCGACGCCGGTGCGCTGCTGGTCGATCCCGGCATCCTCGACGATGAGCTGGGCGAAATCGCGGCCGACCTGCGTGCGTCCGGCACGCCGGTCGCGGCCGGCTTCGCCACGCACCCGCACTGGGATCATGTGCTCTGGCATCCCGCGTTCGGCACGGCGCCCCGCTTCGCGACGGCGCGCGGGGCCGGTGCGATCGAGGTCTTCCTCGCGAACGAGGCGTGGCGGGAGCGGGTCGCTCCGATGATCCCGGCCGACATCGCCGAGCGCGTTCCGCTCACCCTCTTCGGCGAGCTCACCGGCCTCCCGGACGGCGCCGAGTGGATCCCGTGGGACGGCCCCCGCGTCCGCGTCGTCGAGCACCGCGCCCATGCGGCCGGCCACGCGGCGCTGTTGATCGAGGAGAGCGGTATCCTCGTCGCAGGGGACCTCCTGTCCGACGTGCTGGTGCCGCTGGTCGACCACAGGGCGGAGGACCCGGTCGAGGACTACCTCGCCGCCCTGACGCTCATCGAGAGCATCGCCGACAGCGTCGGGACGGTCATCCCCGGCCACGGCTCGGTCACGGGACCGGACGGCCTCCGCGACCGTGTCGAGCTCGACCGCGCCTATCTGCTCGCGCTGCGCGCCGGCGAGCACCCGGCGAACGACCCGCGGCTCGGCCCGGACGCCGTCTACGACTGGGTGGCCGGCGTGCACGAGCGGCAGGCGGGGCTGCTCGCGCAGCGGTAG
- a CDS encoding TerC family protein, whose amino-acid sequence MELALPLWFEVGSFVVLLLILAFDLLIVYKRPHIPSPRESALWVAFYVGLALVFALLMLLIGDAEHAGQFLAGWLTEYSLSIDNLFVFVIIMGRFAVPRKYQQEVLMVGIILALVFRGVFILLGAGLIASFSAIFYLFGAFLLWTAFNQAFGTHDDEGTKDGLLIRFARRRLKVSDQYEGNKLRTTVNGKRMFTPLIIVFLALGTTDLLFALDSIPAIFGITQSPFIVFTANVFALMGLRQLYFLLGHLLEKLVYLKYGIAFILAFIGVKLVFHAMHENTLPFINGGEHIEWAPDISTWTSLAVIVGAMVVATVASLVRLHLSGTTVEDAIHGDDDPATTTAEAAPAANSPEDPRT is encoded by the coding sequence GTGGAACTCGCCCTCCCGCTCTGGTTCGAGGTCGGCAGCTTCGTCGTCCTGCTGCTGATCCTCGCCTTCGACCTCCTGATCGTCTACAAGCGGCCGCACATCCCGAGCCCGCGGGAGTCCGCGCTCTGGGTGGCCTTCTACGTCGGCCTCGCGCTCGTCTTCGCGCTGCTGATGCTGCTGATCGGCGACGCCGAGCACGCCGGTCAGTTCCTCGCCGGCTGGCTCACCGAGTACAGCCTGAGCATCGACAACCTGTTCGTGTTCGTGATCATCATGGGCAGGTTCGCGGTGCCCAGGAAGTACCAGCAGGAGGTGCTCATGGTGGGCATCATCCTGGCGCTGGTCTTCCGCGGCGTGTTCATCCTGCTCGGCGCCGGCCTCATCGCGAGCTTCAGCGCGATCTTCTATCTGTTCGGCGCCTTCCTGCTCTGGACGGCGTTCAACCAGGCGTTCGGCACGCACGACGACGAGGGCACGAAGGACGGCCTGCTCATCCGCTTCGCGCGGCGCCGGCTCAAGGTCTCCGACCAGTACGAGGGCAACAAGCTGCGCACCACGGTGAACGGCAAGCGGATGTTCACGCCGCTGATCATCGTCTTCCTGGCGCTCGGCACCACCGACCTGCTGTTCGCGCTCGACTCCATCCCGGCGATCTTCGGCATCACGCAGAGCCCGTTCATCGTGTTCACCGCGAACGTCTTCGCCCTGATGGGGCTGCGCCAGCTCTACTTCCTGCTCGGGCACCTGCTGGAGAAGCTGGTCTACCTCAAGTACGGGATCGCGTTCATCCTCGCGTTCATCGGCGTCAAGCTGGTCTTCCACGCCATGCACGAGAACACACTCCCGTTCATCAACGGCGGCGAGCACATCGAATGGGCGCCCGATATCAGCACCTGGACCTCGCTCGCGGTGATCGTCGGTGCGATGGTGGTCGCGACCGTCGCTAGTCTGGTGAGGCTGCACCTGAGCGGCACCACCGTCGAGGACGCCATCCACGGGGATGACGACCCGGCGACGACGACCGCAGAGGCCGCCCCGGCCGCGAACTCCCCGGAGGACCCACGCACATGA